ttccttctgctttttctcttgaCCATTAGGAGAGTGTGAAATCAGTTTAACGTGTCATATAAGCATTGACAAAAGGATGAAGCAATAGAATAGAAAGTGTCAAGGTGCATCATGCACAGGGCAAATATTGTTTGAGGAAGCTTATTTCAGATTTagatataaatacacacatgcatatgtatgacGGCtgcaatgtaaaatatatatcttaCTGTGGGATGTGGTGAAACAGTTTGAAAGCCACAGCTATACAACTCCTATGTTTATTTCTCAGGGCCAGAATTCTCCTAGGAATGTAAGATCTGTGTGTATCCAACCGCCTACTCCACATCTCCTCTTAGATATCCTCTACGGAGACCTCAaactcaatatatccaaaatcAAATTCAAGCCCTTCACCCTAAACTTGGATTTTCTCCTCTGTTTCACATCTCAGGGAAAAGCCCCACCATCCATCCAGTTGCAGAAGCTAGAAACCTGGGCAACATCCTTGGTACTTAACTTTCTCCCAGCCCATGTCAAATATAGCTCCAAATCTTGTTGACTTAAACTCTGAAAGATCTCTTTACcctgctgtttctctctgtccatctccacCTTCCATGTCTAAGATGTCCTCATCTCTCAAGAGACCTGGGTGAACTATACTGTATTTCCACTTGGGCTCTCCTCTGACCCGGTCTCCACCAACTATCCTGAATGATACTTGTAAAACATAACCAATCTAATCATGTTACTCTCTTGCTTGCAAGTCCTTCAATGGCACATCGTTCTTAGACCCACATACTCAACATGGCCTACCAGATGCCCCCACGAGCTCCTCTTCTCTGCATTGCAGTCACATTTGTTGTGCTGGATATTGTCTTTTGACAGACAGCACCCATCCCCATTTTATGTGCCTTCCTATGCTGCAGATGCTGGAAAGCTAAAACATCTCCcaactcccttgcagctagggctCCAGCACTTAGATGTATTTGCATAAAAGATGGAAGGGAGGCATAAGTAAGCCAGACAGTTTGGGCTGCTTTTACTTGTAAACATGGTTGCGGAGACAGTAGTGCACAGTCCCTGGCTTTGTAGAGGCAGGGAAAGGACTTGGCATTTCACTGTCCTGCCAGTGGCATTGGCAGTGACTTTCTGATCCCAGGATCCTGTCTTTGGGTGGCAGCTTCACCATTGTGTCCTCATGCTCAGCCTTTCCAGTGGTGGCCTCCTGGCTTCTGTCTTTCTGTGAGAGGTAGTAACTCCCCTCACAGTTCTATGGTGTTCTAGGAGTCATTCCTAATACCCAGCCCAGGGACCAGCATTTTCTTCAACAGCGAGAGTGGTTTCTGTTTCTAAACTTAGACTGATTCATTTAGTCTCTAGAAGTGGTCATGCCTCCTCCCACTATAGGGTTGTTTTACTTGCTATCCCTTTTGCCTAGGTTAATACCCTTGCCATCCCTTAACCCCCAGCCCCATCTCTCGATTAACTCCTTATATGTCCTTTCCATCTCAGTTCAAACATTTTCTCTGGGAAGTTATCCCTGACCCTTAAGACTGGATCAGCTTTCCTTGTTAAACAGGGATCTCACCCTGTATGTTTCTTTTAGTGCATCATCATCGTCTGTAATTATGTACTTGTGTGACTCTAGAATCTGAGCCTCAGGGACTTGATTATCCTGCTCCATGCTGTGTTCCATTGCTTAGAAAAGGCCCTTATAGAGTTGGTGCTTGACAGGCAtgtgttgaaagaatgaatggaatggaggaggcCTGATTGGAGGCTCTGAGGACAAAATCCACGTTTTTAAATGTGGCTGGTAAGCCCTGTGACACCTCTTCTCAACGTTTTCTCCCAACCACATCTTCCCCTGACTCTTGGCCAGTCCAAACACGCTGTGTGCTCTCTGGCCTCCAGGCCTCTACATCTGCTATTTCTGCTGCTTGGCTGTCTCTTTGCTCTTAGCCTGGTTCTTACTCATCTTGCAGGTTTCAGTTAGGACGTTTTATCTTCTAGGGAAACCTTTACTTCAGACAATTCTATACAGGACAAAtgttgttggctgggtgcggtgtctcacgcctgtaatcccagcactttcagaggctgaggcaggtggatcacctgaggtcaggagttcgagaccagcctggccaacatgctgaaaccccatctctactaaaaatacaaaaattagccgggtgtggtggcacttgcctgtaatcccagctacttggaaggatgaggcacaagaatcgcttgaatccgggaggtggaggttgcagtgagccaagatcatgccactgcactccagcctgggcaacagagtgagaatctgtctcaaaaaaaaaaaaaaaaaaatatgttaaatatattattgtaAACATTGCCTACTGTTACTTATCTGTACCTTCCATTGCAAGTGCACTGTCTTGTTCAAGGCAGGCCCCTTGCATGGGGCCCAGCTCTAATGCCTTCTGTATTTGTTGAAGTTGAATGAATCAATGTCCTCTAGTCAACCAGCCTCAGTCCGGGTATCTCTGCACATTTTCCAGGAGCCCAAAAACAGTGAAGAATTGTAATTTGAGGGCTGCTTGATCAGGAAAGGAAGCTGGGGGAGGTTTGTTCAGCTCCAGCCCCTGGCTGTCCCTGGGCCACCAGGCAGGAGGCCTTGAAGCAGATCCTGTGGGGGATGGGCAGGGAAACagtttcttcctctcctcccccgTGGCGAGTGGGGGGATGGGGCCAGGAGAGGGAAGGTTCCTTCAAGGAGGCtccctggcacagtgcctgcttTGAGGAAGGGGGTGGAGAGTATGGTGAATGCAGGCTTTCTCCTGGCCCCTGGCCTCCAGCTTTGTGAGAGGGAGGGAAACTGCTGGCAAAGACGGGAAagagggatgggagggaggggagagtctGCTTGCTTTGGGAGACAAGGAGAGGGGTTGAAGTGGCTCTGAAAGACAGGATTCCCAAGAGCCTATCAGGTCCCAACTCCAGATCAGCTCTGGAAATATCCTCAAACCACTCAGTCAGATAGTCAATATACTGGGAACGTTTAACTCTTAGGATCAGATCATCCTAACGTCACCAGCTGGAAAATCCTTCAGAGGGTTGTATCTGGGGTCTGCAGGGTATTGGACCTAAAGTCCAGAGACCTTGACCCTATTCTGCCTGCAGGCCCAGTCTCCAGTAGGGGCTAACTTGGAGAAGTCAGCTCCCTGGACCCCGCTTTCTTTTTCAACAGCTGGAAGAAATGGCATTTTCCCAGAACCCAAGAATATTTTGCATCCCATCAACGGCGCTTACAGTAACAGAAAGATGAAGAAGCTGGCAAACCACCTCTCTTTCCCACAGGTCTGTAatctccctgagggcagggttCAGCTCACACATCTTATACTCTGGTATCAAACCTGGCTGCCCATCAGAATTGCTTGAGGATGATTAACTAAAATGTTTCACTTCCTCTAACAGTGATTCTGATTTATTGGAGCTGTGTTAGGACTTAAAACCCGTTTTAACAGTGTGCTAACTGATTGTGATGCAAAGGGACCAGCACAACGTAGTAGGTGCTAAGTGTTGCCTGCAGGGGTGGGAAATGTATTTAGCAAGGTAAACAAATGGAGTGTAGGGGAAGTGGGATTGAAATACGGTCTGGACCTGGGTAACTGTGCATCTAACACTTTGAAAGGAAATAGTGCACCAGTTTtagcaatacaaaagataaatatttattcagaacAAAACTTTTAACAATCAATTTTACATTCTAAGCCACAAGGAAATAGCAAAACATATagcaaaggaaaagcaaacacTAAAAGAAAAGCAGTGTACTGTCTTTTCTACTTGATAACACTTAGTTGGCCCATGACCTCTCGCTTGGCCTATCTCCCTAGTACATTTTAGAGTTAACAGCTCACTCATAATTTTGGGTTAAAATCCATCTTTCTCCTGAGAGTCAGGAGTTGCAGATGAGCTCCAGCTAGCTGCTTCTCTAGGGTTCCTAGCTATTGAGGCTAAGGTGCAAATGTAAACCTTTGGTAGGTTTCTTTACACAGGGGCACCCCCATTTCTCACTGGTGGCAATGAATGGGGAAGGGGTAGGGCCTCCAAAGGACCAGGCACACTTTAATCCAGAAGTGGTGCCCCAGGGAGCAACGAATGCACCCTGGAGTGTGTTCCTTGGTCCGTTGCGTATCTCCCAAGTATTCAGAAGCCCCTCCTTAAAAACCTTTTCTTTCTGCTCCCTCCTCCAGATGATTTCTCAGCATTTCTCTGGGTTGATCATTCTGGAGAGATCAGACTTTCTGGGCCCTCAAGTGTTGAGGAAATTGTTGTGAAGTGTGAGAGGTAGTGGAATGAGCACCGGGCTTGGGGTCAGGGGACTCTACTATAGGCTGGCTCTGGCACCAGACAGCTATGTAATTTTCACCCAGTCATTTAACTTCTTTGGGCCTGTTTCATCTGCTGGAAAACCAGGGAATTGGTCCAAACCAACTCTCAGGTTCTTTCCAGCAGGAATATTCTAGATTCCATGATTCTATGAAAAATGGCTTCTGAGCCACCAAAAGAGCTGTCATGAAGTCCATGCATTTTTGTGCCATAAGAGAGGCCCTTGGCCACCATTCAGAGCTTATTGATTCAGATTATATACACTTCTAACAACACTGGTTTCACAAATTCTCAGACCACGTAGATTAAAAGCAGCAAATTAAATGAGGGAGGGGAAGAGCTGCAAAAGGTAGACACTCTGATAGAAGCCACAGTCAACAATTCAGCAAACACTGATGGAGTGCCTACCACGTGTTGGGCCCCGTACCTAGTGCTGGGGCATAAAGATGAGCAAGGCAGCCCAAAGGGTGAAAATCCAGGGGAAGACAAGGTATGGGGcgggggggtgggaggggggcagggagagagagaaaaagtacaagaaacaaaacaaatacccaatagaaaaacgaaaacaaaattttaaaagggagGGGCAACACATCTGCACGCTACAGTTCTCCGCAGTCGTTATTGGTGACAGAGTCACCAATTCAGAACAGGCTGAAATGGAGTAAACTCGGTTTAAGAAGGCATAGAGAGATGTCTCTTGTAGGTTTTAAAAAGATCTCCTTCAAAAACGataaaaaatggtttaaaaaaaagttttggcaCTTAAGAGGGGTAAGCTGGCTGTGTGTTCACCCTGGCAGGCAGGCGGGTGTTTAGTGCCCGGCCACGCCGGTTAGCTGAGCTGCCACGGAATTGTGAACTGCTTTGGGACACTGGGCAAAGGCGTGTCCTCGCTTGCCACAGAGGTTGCACACGATGCCCTTCCGGCAGTAAGGGCTCAGGTGCCCCTCCTCCCCGCACCTGAAGCACCTGTCCTGCGTGCAGCTGCCGCTCATGTGGGTCCGGGAACCACATTTAAAGCATGTCTTGGGCTGCCCCTTGTACCAGCTGTAGCCCCTCTCGGCCCCCAAGAAGAAGGCCCCTGGCAAATGCCTGACCCCGCCCTCCCCCTGGCGCAGCTCGATCTCGCATTTGTATTCCCCGGTCCAGATCCCAAACCTGTCGGTCACTTTCACCGGCACGGCCAGCACGTCGCAGTGGCGCTTGAGCCAAGTCACAATGTCCTCCACGTCCACCGTCTCGTTCCGGAAGAGGATGAAGAGCGTCTTCAAGCTGGACTTGCTCCGCCCCAGCACCACGAAGTTCTCCCAGCAGTCCTCCTGCTCCCGCTTCTCCTCGTAGACGCGTAGGAACAGGGCCAGCTTCTCCGCCGAGCGGAAGCTCACGTCGAATTCGCGGCTGCCCGGGATCTGGATGACCGCGTAGATGTCGCTCGGGTCCATGCCGATGGAGCGCAGGATAAGCGCTCCTACCACGAAGTCCCGCGTGGGGCAGGCGCCCTCGTCTCCCTGGAAACAGATGCGGACGAGGAAGCGACCCTTGCCCGggcctgccgccgccgccgccgccgccggttCGTCCTGGAGGGGCCGCTCGGCAGCGTCCTCGGCCTCGCCGGGCCTGGCCGGGGTCGCCATGGTGGCGGCCGCCGCCGCTTCGGCCTTCTTCCTCCTGCCCGCCTCCGCAGCGCCCTTCTTTTTGCGGGGGTCCGCCGCCGCCTCGCCGGCCGGATCTCTCCGGCGGCCCTTCGGGTCCCCGCGGCCAGCCGGTGGGAAGTCGCCGAGGTCCGGCGCCGCCAGGCCCGCGGGGCCGCCGAGCCCAGCGCT
This window of the Pongo abelii isolate AG06213 chromosome 21, NHGRI_mPonAbe1-v2.0_pri, whole genome shotgun sequence genome carries:
- the ZCCHC3 gene encoding zinc finger CCHC domain-containing protein 3, with the translated sequence MATGGGAEEERKRGRPQLLPPARPAARDEEADGGREKMGWAQVVKNLAEKKGEFRDPRPPRREEESVGSGGSAGLGGPAGLAAPDLGDFPPAGRGDPKGRRRDPAGEAAADPRKKKGAAEAGRRKKAEAAAAATMATPARPGEAEDAAERPLQDEPAAAAAAAGPGKGRFLVRICFQGDEGACPTRDFVVGALILRSIGMDPSDIYAVIQIPGSREFDVSFRSAEKLALFLRVYEEKREQEDCWENFVVLGRSKSSLKTLFILFRNETVDVEDIVTWLKRHCDVLAVPVKVTDRFGIWTGEYKCEIELRQGEGGVRHLPGAFFLGAERGYSWYKGQPKTCFKCGSRTHMSGSCTQDRCFRCGEEGHLSPYCRKGIVCNLCGKRGHAFAQCPKAVHNSVAAQLTGVAGH